In the genome of Stomoxys calcitrans chromosome 4, idStoCalc2.1, whole genome shotgun sequence, the window CGACTCGTCATAAGGACTCTTTATCTTAATATGAACTGCTACACATTAAAATCTCAAACGACCTGCTAATCTTAGTGCATCTTAGCAGGGGTACTACGATACTCTTCGAATGGAAAAAGGGCTGATAAAAGTACTAAAGTACTGACTTTTCCATCCCTGGCCAACATTGTTTTATTCAAAGACCATTCAGACCCTGCTTCCATCTCCAGATCTTTGCCGCTTTAATTGCAGAGGTCCAGTTTAATAGGATTTCCGGGTATGTAAATAGGTGATTCGGGTCATAGCGTCCTGTATTGATTTCAGGACAGATATTGGGGGTGGTATCTAACTTTTAGAGATATGGATTCACTTTGCTACACCATCGGGTCTTAATTGAACCATAGTAGCTTTGTTTTTTAACGGTTGAACTTTCTCATAATTTGCTATTGATGACGGGCATTTGTCAAGGACTATATTCGGCTGCAACGATGAAGTTGCATTGGTTACAGTATGCTGAAGAATATCCTGCAAGCCTATTCGGTATGAGGAGATTGTGAGTGGATCGATGTTGTGTAGTCGAATCTCGTTCTTAAACATCCAGATACTCCTAATTTAGTTAACCTCTTTCGTCAAACCAATGTAGTTTTATCTTAACTACGGTAGGGCAGGCGAAGCAGCACTTATTTTTATTGAGCTAGGATATATCTTACTCTACTTACTATCATATCGCTCGCGGAGCAACCCCAAGTTGCAAGGTCCCTATTGAAGATCTggataattaattaattaacagCATATTTGGGGTAAATTGGGCCACACGAATATGGCTGTTATAGGTACTTTactattaagctgaaacttgaatcggtcacaCTACgcttgaaaaataatttcgatgaaaactttttttaaatacttcAATGAATCAGTTCTAcaataattttacaaaattttcttttttagtttGAAATTGATTTCAAGTTGATGTATCCTAAGGCGAAAAGTATTAACGAATGGAGAAATTATTATTACAAGGTAATGGATAAAACCAAACACATGCGTGACAACTGGATTAGGGATATATTCAAAAATATCGAAGATGCAGAGAATTGTAATGAAGAGGGTGAGTAAAAGTATAgtaggaaatttttaaaacctAATCCAGTAAacgttaatttattattttctttttattgcaaTAAATTCAATGATACAGATAGCAAGTTAGCCTTTGCTCTGATGTTAGTACCATATATCATACCAAATCCAAGATATCGTCGCAAACAGGAGATACAAGAATGTTTTATAACATACAGCCAGGTAAGGCTATACATATACCATAATATTAGCATATAATGAGACATCCATTCGTTCTTGTTTGATGCATTTGCAGTCAGATCCCTTTGCCGAAGATGATCAATgtgaacaacagcagcagcacacTGTAAAACGtttgaaaatcgaaaatgaacctaaaatctattttgtgGGCAATAACTGTAAACCAATTAGTCATGCCTACATTGATATGCCAGGATTAAGAATGAAATTCGATAAACCCCTAAAAGCGGTCGAAGTGTGTTTCAAATGTTTCATGGCCATGAAAATACGATATCCAAAAAGCTGTTTCTATGTCTGGGTACTCATACAGCAGCTGATTTTtggagttaaaacaaaacatgacTCTATATTACCCAATGTAACAACTCTAATTAATGATTTAAGTAATGAATAGCAGTACTAGTATTAGTTGAATTTTATGGCtcgattatggatggcaacccaacttcagttgcACGTTGCACAACGACCAAATTTGttacagaaattttcatttttgtattgaattacgtacttttttataaaattctcaGTAGCTAAAAATAGTGATTTTAAATGAAAGTGACTAAAATTGCCaactttatacaaatttttaccTCGTGCTTTTGTCTCCTGGCAATGCAACTGTAGTCGGATTGCAATCCATATTCGACCCATTAATCTTATTTTAAAtaggtttaaatttttttaagctttAAGAAGAGCTGCTATCAGGGCAAACATCAATTACATGTGATTTTCTTATACATCATCTAGAAAAATACTTGAGAAGTTCTATATTCTTTTTTCACTAGTAAAACCTATGTCAATAATTTTAATTAGCCACATTGGCTCtcttgtatatatgtatgtataacaAAGGGATTTATAAAtagtggattttaatgaaattaatcaccaatcgaaagatattttcccAGGGATGTGCTAGACAGTTCCGTGCAACTAATGGGTGGTCCTATTTTcgttttcaccgttgaaaactgTAACCccatgtttttcgcgattaattttttcgaaagacTACACAAATGTCAatgataaaataataattttattaaaatttcaccactagtaatgagggaatgtcctactgtaTGAAATCGACCCGTTTTTCGCTTTAAAATTCATTATTTAATAGAAGTAGTCGGCGTAAAATATCCCGAAAAgcgaacgtagtaccagccttaattaAGAACACTACCGCGGGATGCTGCATTTCAAAAACTTTCAAGCCATGCAATGAGAAAAACGCAAAGTTTTGACATTGTTTGTTTTGACTGAACACCTGAATTTATGTTATTGGCCACACTGAATTTACCGTTACTTTGCTATACCCATTCAAAATGAAAAAGGCGATcgtgcacaaaatttggaacagttatttttttcttgtcAACTTAATACATTAGGTTTGTATTGTTttctggggccgaattaccgcatacgtgagcgagtaaaattgttcgaaaatttttgttttcgcaTTACCGAATTCGTTAACGAATCAGTACTatcaacatacgagtttatGGCATTCGTTAACGAGTGCATTATCGAGAATCAGCTGTACGAAATCCCTTCGTGAACTCAGAAGCAATCGAATGGAATTATTActtgataaaaatatttaaaacaaattttaaaacgtAAGTATTTGAATGTAAttataatataaataaatgcaTGCTTTTTCATATTTAGgacaaatttatagaaaataattgGGTTGAAATGACTTAATTCATGGTCATCCCAATCTGACAAAAAATTGTAGCCAAGGGTGGGCAACATATAAATGGTTACGGGAGGAATAGTCCCCTAGTTAAATTACTATGGACCAAGAAGAAGTGAagtcagccggttgtacgtaccagattgacccgatgaattccttcatcggcaagggctgccgcctgtgtaccacacactgctactacaacaacaagaatacCACCACAGAAAAGTTTGCTTGTCAACAGAGAAGCCGAATAACAACAGCACAAGTCGAAAAGAAAATCCTCATAAATTAGCAAACGAGGTATGGATTgaagttttcaatgaaaatgaaaGTAAACCATCAGTAGCATTGTAAAATGCCGTTTGTGGGAGATAGGATAAATGGGAAGAATTTTCCGGAAGATGCCTTTAATGTGGGAGCGAAACCAAAAACGTCGAATTCCGCCACTCGACGTCTGTTGAATGGAAAAGGGTAAACTAAGTCTTTTCTGATGGTAAAAAGCACATTCGCCGCCCAAAGTGCGCTGAGTACAATCCAAGGTACACTCGAGCTATTCTCAAATGCGGTGGGGAATCTATTATGCTTTGGGGTGGTATGTCTTCACGCGGCGTTGAACCTTTGCACAAAATTTATgatgttatggaccaattccaGTACGCAAGGACTTTAAGTGATATAATGTTGCCATATGTCGACGAAAATATGCCGGTTACCTGGATATTTCAGTAGTATAATGTTCCAAACCATATATCCCGTCATGTAAAGCAAAAGTTTTGGGACAATTCGATAAGAGTGCTCGTTCAAAAATTCAATGCATGTCCGTGAAGCAGTTATCAATAAGAATGGTTCTGCtacaaattattaaaaatgcttaatAACTTTGATCGTTTTTTAGAAAAAACTCTTGTATCCTTAATTATGTGCGCgatgaaaaatttgcataaaaaattatatggtaAGAAAGGTCTCCGAAAAAGGATTTGTCGGGATCAACATATATTCAGTTGTAGTGAGGTtagtataataataaaaaccacaaaaatGATGGAACCGCTGGATTGCCAGCAAGAAAATGacgttttatattttatattttaaaacaagACGAACAATCATATACGGGATTGGCCCGaaggagtccttcatcggcaagggctgccgcctcagtacaCAAAacgctgctacaacaacagtaaaggcttaatttttttataagaaaatcaaTTTCCTTTTGGTTTGCATGTCCGTAGGGACTCACTTAGAGCAAAACTGGGGCCTAATTCTCGCATCTGCAATCGACTTATTGCGATCGAGTTTCGCATTTTTTGGATTATGGCATCGTTATCGATTAATTCTATTCGAAACTTCGAATAGAAAAGTGCGAGTTTTTGCCCGCAACAATTTACCTATTGTAAATAACAAATTATCGTCTATTTTCAGGAAACTAGGCTAAAAATAGGACATCGATGtatttatttcataaaataaaacaataattatAATACACTTACATTCTTGGTATcttaattggacaaaaattaactttgtgcTTAAGCCAAATTCTGCAAAGCAAATTATCTACAAACATGACCAGCTGAATCTATTTTTCAAGCAAAACGTTTTGACTTTATCCAATTGTATTTTGGCTGGTCTTC includes:
- the LOC106087822 gene encoding uncharacterized protein LOC106087822, with protein sequence MLKVPNLENKHRTKIAKAIITYIHDNDPERKLSREEFIQLAQYIVEIFPTEVSETYYVPFRNRHLPKGKLYDAYNNNRTRLRAAGVISKREKLDTEEKVVENSSVDDNEAFQDFQESDLDILQSPRIESWDEVVMAWKKSHQYRQNELQNEQINALEYVDKYAVLQNEKCDELFEIDFKLMYPKAKSINEWRNYYYKVMDKTKHMRDNWIRDIFKNIEDAENCNEEDSKLAFALMLVPYIIPNPRYRRKQEIQECFITYSQSDPFAEDDQCEQQQQHTVKRLKIENEPKIYFVGNNCKPISHAYIDMPGLRMKFDKPLKAVEVCFKCFMAMKIRYPKSCFYVWVLIQQLIFGVKTKHDSILPNVTTLINDLSNE